The Polaromonas sp. SP1 DNA window ATAGGGCCCCCACGGTGGAATAGGGCCCCCACGGTCGTTCGCTTCGCGTAACTTCCTGCCCCCCGAGGGGGCCGCCCGCCTGCGGTCTGGCGAAGCCAGTCCCGCGGCTCATGCTGGGTTGGATAGCCCCTTGCGGTCGCTCGTTCTTGAATCCATCGGCGCCTGGCCTGCGTACTTGGGAGTCATGCACAACATTGACTCCCCCTTGCCAAGACGCTCATTTTTTGCCATGTTGCCCGCGCTGCTCACCGCGTGTTCGGGTGCCGATTTGCTCAACGCCACGGTGGCGACCGACACCTACCGGCGTACCGAGGGCATCGCTTACGGCCCGGAAGCGCGGCAGCGGCTGGATGTTTACCAGCCGCAGGGCGAGGTTCGCAACGCACCGGTGGTGGTGTTTTTCTACGGCGGCAGCTGGTCAAAAGGCGAGCGCGCCGACTACCGCTTCGTCGGCGAGGCTCTGGCCTCGCAGGGCATCGTTGCCGTGGTGGCGGATTACCGCCTGAGCCCCGCCGTGCGCTACCCGGTTTTTGTGCAGGACAGCGCGCGCGCCGTGCGCTGGGCGCGCGACCACGCGGCCGAATACGGCGCGGACCCGGCGCGCCTGTTTGTCATGGGCCACAGCGCCGGTGCGTACAACGCCGCGATGGTCGCGCTGGACGCGCGCTGGCTGCAGGCTGAAGGCATGAAGCCTTCGCAACTGGCGGGCTGGATAGGCCTGGCCGGCCCTTACGATTTTTTGCCGATTGGCGATCCGCAGACACAAGTTGCCTTTGAATGGCCCGGTACGCCCGCCGACAGCCAGCCGATCACGCATGCCTCCCGCGCATCTCCGCCGGCACTGCTGCTGGCCCCCACCGAAGACCGCTCGGTCGATCCGCAGCGCAGCACCGTGGCCATGGCCGCGCGGCTCAAAAGTGCCGGTGTGCGGGTGGATTCAGAGCTGTTCGGCGGCGTCAGCCATGTGACCATCATTGCATCGATGGCGTCCGTGCTCAGAGGGCGGGCGCCTGTGCTTGAGCGGGTGACGGCCTTTGTGAAATCATCTGGCCGATAACGCTGTCCACCAGGGCTGCAGTTGCCCAGCAAAGCCATGCCGTCCAGAGCGTATGGCTCATGTAATGGGCGCCGCGCACCTGCTGCGCCAGGCCCAGCACCGATCCCGCGAGCAGGGCGCCGGCCAGCCAGCGCCGCGCCGTTCGGGGCAGGGCATGGCGAAACGCGAAAAAACCGCCCACAAACGCAAAACCCGCCGAGGCGTGGCCGGCAGGAAAGCAGCCGCCGCTGCCGCCGTCGCGCACGCCCCAGGCCCAGTGGGACACATAGGCCACCGTCCCGCCGAATTCATGGAGCTCCCAGGGGCAGCTTGTGAGGCTGTGCAGCTTGAGGGTGGACACCACCAGCAGCGAAACCAGGGTGGTGAGCGCCAGCTGGACGCGGCGCTCCACAGCCAGCCGGCAGATGGGGCCGAAAGGCCGCGCGACGGCCGCCAGCAGCGCCAGCTCGACCGCCCAGGGCAGCCAGCGGATGCCGTCATGCAGCGTGCCACGCCAGAACCAATGGTCTTCCAGGGGAAAACCGGCCGGGGAGCCGAACCAGCGCGCCATCCACAGGTCCAGGCCTGAATGGTCCCAGGCCAGCAGCACGGCGAGGCTGAGCAGGGTAACCAGGAAAACACGGGACACAGCGGGGGCGCCGTCGCCGTCGAAGGAGGAAGCGGTCATGGGAGGTTCGCGCAAGCGGGTGGACACGGGAAGCCGCAAGATAGTGGGGGCGTCTTAACTCACCCTTAAGGCCTTGCACCGGGCTGTGAAACCCCCCGGCCGCCGCCCGCAGCGCCGACAATGGACGCATGCGAATCCTGGTGGTGGAAGACGATGCCGGTATTGCCCTGGGCCTGCGGGCCAACCTGCAGCAGCGGGGCTATGCGGTCGATGCCTGCGGCAGCCTGGCTTCAGCGTGGACGGCCCTGTGCAGCGAGCCGTTTGACCTGGTGCTGCTGGACCTTGGCCTGGCGGACGGTGACGGCGGCGACTTGCTGCTGCGGATAAGGCGGGTGCGCAGCAGCGCGGACGGGCCGCTGCCTGATCCGCAAACGCCGGTGCTCATCATGACTGCCCGCGACCAGGTCGCCGACCGGATTTCCGGCCTCAACCTGGGGGCCGACGACTATCTCGTCAAGCCCTTTGACCTTGATGAACTTGAGGCCCGCATGCGCGCCCTGCTGCGCCGTGCGGCGGGGCGCGCCCATCCCCTGCTGGTGCATGGCGACCTGGTGATCGACCCGGCCGCCCATACGGTGCTGCGTGCGGGGCAAGCCGTTGACCTTGCGCCACGCGAATTCACCTTGCTGCTTTTGCTGCTGGAGTCCCGTGGGCGGGTGCTGTCGCGCCAGCAACTGGAAGCACGCCTTTACAACTGGCAAGACGCCGTCGGCAGCAATGCGATCGAGGTGCATGTGCACCATCTGCGGCGCAAGCTGGGCGAGGGTCTGATCCAGACGATGCGCGGGGTCGGTTACTTCATACCGCGGGATGAGCGCGCATGACGGCCAGCCCTCGCCAGGTCTCGCTGACGCGCCGCCTCCTGCTGTGGGTGCTGGCGGCGCTGTTGCTGGTATGGGCCGGATTTGTGGCGGTGGGCTGGCGCACCGGTGTTCATGAGGCGGGCGAGCTGACCGATGGGCACCTGGCCAGCACGGCGGCGCTGATGCTCAACCTGGATCTGCCGCCGTTTGTAGAGGCATCGCGCGAAACAGCACGCGCCGTCATTCCCACGCTGAAAAACCACGACTACCAATCTTCCCTCAGCGTGCTGGTGCGCGACGCCGGCGGGCAGCTGCTGGCCCGTTCGGGCGATGCGCCCCTGGCGCCGTTCAGCGAACGGGCGGGTTTTACCGATGTGGCGCTGGGCACGCCCCCGACCCTCTGGCGCAGCTTTTCGCAGTGGGATGCCGGCCACGCGCGGCAGGTGACGGTGCTGGTGCGGGCCGACGAGCGCGACGAGCTGGCCTCTGACGTGGCCGGGCAACTGGCCGAGCCGGGGCTGTGGCTGCTGCCGGCCGTGGCCATCGCGCTGTGCATCGCGATCTGGCGCGGCCTGCGGCCCTTGCAGGCCTTGTCGCGCGACGTGGCCGAGCTGGAGGTGGACAAGGCCGAGCGCCTGCAGGCCCGCCACCCCTATCGGGAATTCAACTCGGTGGTGCGTTCCATCAACACGCTGGTGGGCCAGCAGCAGGCTTCGTTGGAGCGGGAACGCCAGCTGGCCAGCGAGGTGGCCCATGAGCTGCGCACTCCCTTGTCGTCCATTGCCTTGCAGGCGGCATCGCTGCGCGGTGAGCTCACAGCCCCGGCGCGCGAACAGGCGCTGGCGCAAATCGGTGCCGACGCGATGCGGGCCGGTCACGTCATCACGCAGTTGCTGGCGCTGGCGCGGGCCAGCCGCAGCGACCTGCAGCAACAGATGCAGCCCCTGGACCTGGGCGCGCTGGCCGCGCAGGTGGTCGCCGGGTATGCGCAGGCCTCCTGGGAAAGCGGGCACCAGCTCAGCGTGCAGGGCGAGGAGCGCGAGGAGCGCGAAGAGGGCGAGGAGGGCCCCAAGGTCGCGCCCGAAGTTTTCGCCCATCCGCTGCTGCTGGAGCTGGCCTTGCGCAACCTCATTGACAACGCCCTGCAACACACGCCCCGGGGTACTTTCGTGTCGGTGCAGTGGGGCCACGATGCGGCCGGCGCGTGGCTTCAGGTGTGCGACGACGGCACAGACACGGCCGCTGGGCGGTCTCCGGTAGCGCAGTCCACCGAACGGCTGGGGCTGGGCCACAAGATCGTGGCCCGTGTGATGGATGTGCATGGCGGCCAGTTCGCGCAGATACCCGCGTCCCCGCCCTTTACACGCTGTTACCGCATGGTTCTGCCTCTAATTCCCTGAATAACCCGGCTTTACGCAGCCGTTAGAATGAAGGCTTCGGTTACTTCACGGTTACGGCTCCTTCTGCAACCCTCGCGTTGCACGGCCTTCCGCCCTGTAACCCGCCTTCTTCTGGCAGCGTTTTTTAACTTTCTGGGGATCTGATCATGGCACTCGTATCGATGCGCGAGCTGCTGGACCATGCAGCAGTCAACGGCTACGGCATTCCGGCTTTTAACGTCAACAACCTCGAGCAGGTGCAAGCCGTGATGGAAGCGGCCAGGGAAACCGGCGCGCCCGTCATCCTGCAGGCCAGCGCAGGCGCCCGCAAATACGCCGGTGAGCCCTTCATCAAGCACCTGATCGAAGCGGCCATCGAGATGTACCCCAACATCCCCCTGGTCATGCACCAGGACCACGGCCAGAACCCGGCCGTTTGCCAGGGCGCCATCGACCTCGGTTTCTCGTCCGTGATGATGGACGGCTCGCTCGAAGCCGACGGCAAGACCATCGCCAGCTATGAATACAACGTTGACGTGACGAAAAAAGTCTCGCAACTGGCCCACAAATACGGCGTCACCGTGGAAGGCGAACTCGGCTGCCTCGGTTCGCTGGAGACCATGAAGGGCGACAAGGAAGACGGCCACGGCACCGACGCCACCATGACGCGCGAGCAGCTGCTGACCGACCCCGAGCAGGCGGCGGACTTCGTCAAGCGCACCCAGATTGACGCGCTGGCGATCGCCATCGGCACCAGTCACGGCGCCTACAAGTTCACCCGCAAGCCCACCGGCGACATCCTGGCGATCGACCGCATCAAGGAAATCCACAAACGCATCCCCAGCACCCACCTGGTGATGCACGGCTCGTCTTCGGTGCCGCAGGAAATGCTGGCCATCATCCGCCAGTACGGCGGCCAGATGAAGGAAACCTATGGCGTGCCTGTTGAGGAAATCCAGGAAGCCATCAAGCACGGCGTGCGCAAGATCAACATCGACACCGACATCCGCCTGGCCATGACCGGCGCGGTGCGCAAGTTCCTCGCTGAAAACCCCGAGAAATTCGACGCCCGTGAGTGGCTCAAGCCCGCCCGCGAAGCCGCCAAGGCCCTGTGCAAGCAGCGCTACATCGAATTCGGCTGCGAAGGCCAGGGCGCCAAGATCAAGGGCGACACCCTGCAGGTCGTGGCCGCCAAGTACGCCAAGGGCGAACTCGCTCAAGTGGTGCACTGAAAATTCCCGCCTTCCGCCCGCGCGGATTGGCGATAATTCAAAGCCCGTGGACTCTCGAGTCGCGCGGGCTTTTTCTTTGATTCCCCTCCGTTTACGCCGCCCACCATGACCCAAGCACTCCACACCTCTGCCCTGACCTCCCTGCCCCTGCTGGCGCGCGGCAAGGTGCGCGACAACTACGCCGTGGGCAAAGACAAACTGCTGATGGTGGCCAGCGACCGCCTGAGCGCGTTCGACGTCATCCTGGGCGAGCCGATCCCCGGCAAGGGCGCGCTGCTCACACAGATGGCGCTGTTCTGGTTCGACAAACTCGGTCACATCTGCCCCAACCACCTGACGGGCGAAGCGCCTGAAAGCGTCGTCACCCCGGCCGAAGTGCCGCAGGTCGTGAACCGCTCCATGCTGGTCAAACGCCTGAAGCCGATTCCCGTCGAGGCCGTGGTGCGCGGCTACCTGGCCGGCAGCGGCTGGAAGGAATACCAGGACAGCCAGGCCGTGTGCGGCGTGCCCCTGCCCCCAGGCCTGAAGAATGCCGGCAAGCTGCCCGAGCCCATCTTCACGCCGGCCGCCAAGGCCGAAGCCGGCGAGCACGACGAAAACATCAGCTACGAGCAGGTGGTGAAGGTCGTCGGCCCTGAGCTCGCCGCGCAGATCAAAAAGATCAGCATCGAGATCTACAGCACCGCCGCCGCCTTCGCGCTCACCAAGGGCATCATCATTGCCGACACCAAGTTCGAGTTCGGCCTGGACGAAGACGGCACGCTCACGCTGATGGACGAAGTGCTGACGCCCGATTCGTCGCGCTACTGGCCGATTGAAGGCTACGAGGCCGCTTATGCCGCCGGCCAGAACCCGCCCAGCTACGACAAGCAGTTTGTGCGCGACTGGCTCGAAGCCGTGCGTATCAACGGCAAGCCCTGGGACAAAACGCCGCCTGCACCGCGGCTGCCTGCCGATGTTGTCGAGAAAACGGCCGCTAAGTACCAGGAAGCCTTGACGCGCTTGAAAGGTTGAACTGCCGCTACGCTCAGCGAAACACGGCTATCCATGCTTGAGTTCATCGCCGAGATCCTTGTCGAGGGCGTGCTCACTCTTTTCTCGGAATTATTCAACCTCGGGTTGCGCAAATCATTGCGCACACGCCCAGATGCGGATCCGCTGGGAGACCTTCTGGTGGGGGCGGCGCTCGGGTTTGCGCTGGGACTCGCCAGCGTCTATTTCATTCCCCTGTTGGCCCTGCGTGAACCGGTTCTTCAATGGCTCAACGCTTTGCTCAGCCCGCTGCTGGCCGCGCTGTTGATTCTGCTGTGGAGAAGAAACCGTCTTCAGGACGTTGCGGCCGGGACAGCGCCACAGTCAGGGCGCGCCATTGTGTTTCAGGCCTTTGTAGTGGGCATGTCGTTTAACCTCAGCCGCCTTTTGTTTGGGCACTAAACCCCGGCAAGCCGACCCTGGCGACGCCTCAACTCAATACGACACTGCTTAGGCGCCGGCGGTACGTCGCCACGACGGGGTCTTCCGGCGGAATCTGCCCATCCGCCACCTTGGGTTTGGGCGCTTCCATGATGTCGAGCACGGCGATGTAGGTCTTGCGTGCCAGGTCTTCGCTCCAGGCCTTGTCGCGCATCAAAATCTCCAGCAACTCGTCG harbors:
- a CDS encoding alpha/beta hydrolase is translated as MPRRSFFAMLPALLTACSGADLLNATVATDTYRRTEGIAYGPEARQRLDVYQPQGEVRNAPVVVFFYGGSWSKGERADYRFVGEALASQGIVAVVADYRLSPAVRYPVFVQDSARAVRWARDHAAEYGADPARLFVMGHSAGAYNAAMVALDARWLQAEGMKPSQLAGWIGLAGPYDFLPIGDPQTQVAFEWPGTPADSQPITHASRASPPALLLAPTEDRSVDPQRSTVAMAARLKSAGVRVDSELFGGVSHVTIIASMASVLRGRAPVLERVTAFVKSSGR
- a CDS encoding phosphoribosylaminoimidazolesuccinocarboxamide synthase; protein product: MTQALHTSALTSLPLLARGKVRDNYAVGKDKLLMVASDRLSAFDVILGEPIPGKGALLTQMALFWFDKLGHICPNHLTGEAPESVVTPAEVPQVVNRSMLVKRLKPIPVEAVVRGYLAGSGWKEYQDSQAVCGVPLPPGLKNAGKLPEPIFTPAAKAEAGEHDENISYEQVVKVVGPELAAQIKKISIEIYSTAAAFALTKGIIIADTKFEFGLDEDGTLTLMDEVLTPDSSRYWPIEGYEAAYAAGQNPPSYDKQFVRDWLEAVRINGKPWDKTPPAPRLPADVVEKTAAKYQEALTRLKG
- a CDS encoding histidine kinase dimerization/phospho-acceptor domain-containing protein translates to MTASPRQVSLTRRLLLWVLAALLLVWAGFVAVGWRTGVHEAGELTDGHLASTAALMLNLDLPPFVEASRETARAVIPTLKNHDYQSSLSVLVRDAGGQLLARSGDAPLAPFSERAGFTDVALGTPPTLWRSFSQWDAGHARQVTVLVRADERDELASDVAGQLAEPGLWLLPAVAIALCIAIWRGLRPLQALSRDVAELEVDKAERLQARHPYREFNSVVRSINTLVGQQQASLERERQLASEVAHELRTPLSSIALQAASLRGELTAPAREQALAQIGADAMRAGHVITQLLALARASRSDLQQQMQPLDLGALAAQVVAGYAQASWESGHQLSVQGEEREEREEGEEGPKVAPEVFAHPLLLELALRNLIDNALQHTPRGTFVSVQWGHDAAGAWLQVCDDGTDTAAGRSPVAQSTERLGLGHKIVARVMDVHGGQFAQIPASPPFTRCYRMVLPLIP
- a CDS encoding phosphatase PAP2 family protein — protein: MTASSFDGDGAPAVSRVFLVTLLSLAVLLAWDHSGLDLWMARWFGSPAGFPLEDHWFWRGTLHDGIRWLPWAVELALLAAVARPFGPICRLAVERRVQLALTTLVSLLVVSTLKLHSLTSCPWELHEFGGTVAYVSHWAWGVRDGGSGGCFPAGHASAGFAFVGGFFAFRHALPRTARRWLAGALLAGSVLGLAQQVRGAHYMSHTLWTAWLCWATAALVDSVIGQMISQRPSPAQAQAPAL
- the fba gene encoding class II fructose-bisphosphate aldolase (catalyzes the reversible aldol condensation of dihydroxyacetonephosphate and glyceraldehyde 3-phosphate in the Calvin cycle, glycolysis, and/or gluconeogenesis), with translation MALVSMRELLDHAAVNGYGIPAFNVNNLEQVQAVMEAARETGAPVILQASAGARKYAGEPFIKHLIEAAIEMYPNIPLVMHQDHGQNPAVCQGAIDLGFSSVMMDGSLEADGKTIASYEYNVDVTKKVSQLAHKYGVTVEGELGCLGSLETMKGDKEDGHGTDATMTREQLLTDPEQAADFVKRTQIDALAIAIGTSHGAYKFTRKPTGDILAIDRIKEIHKRIPSTHLVMHGSSSVPQEMLAIIRQYGGQMKETYGVPVEEIQEAIKHGVRKINIDTDIRLAMTGAVRKFLAENPEKFDAREWLKPAREAAKALCKQRYIEFGCEGQGAKIKGDTLQVVAAKYAKGELAQVVH
- a CDS encoding response regulator codes for the protein MRILVVEDDAGIALGLRANLQQRGYAVDACGSLASAWTALCSEPFDLVLLDLGLADGDGGDLLLRIRRVRSSADGPLPDPQTPVLIMTARDQVADRISGLNLGADDYLVKPFDLDELEARMRALLRRAAGRAHPLLVHGDLVIDPAAHTVLRAGQAVDLAPREFTLLLLLLESRGRVLSRQQLEARLYNWQDAVGSNAIEVHVHHLRRKLGEGLIQTMRGVGYFIPRDERA